One region of Bactrocera neohumeralis isolate Rockhampton chromosome 5, APGP_CSIRO_Bneo_wtdbg2-racon-allhic-juicebox.fasta_v2, whole genome shotgun sequence genomic DNA includes:
- the LOC126759100 gene encoding antigen 5 like allergen Cul n 1: MKIFFASVLTTFSALSTALEDYCDPELCRNTGGNKHIACNNNGNFHERCSPDARLVDLNFYIPLILNEHNERRNKVAAGNVTGYASAKRMSVMQWDDELADVATFNVKKCDCEYDGCRNVRRFKYTGQNIVSQGYTGKENAFSNKEIIQDAIESWFEEYIGGSMTYMNNYPDDFDIYKEFSHFALMVTEASNYVGCAASRYKEEQYNTVLLTCNYASAALQNRPIYVEGPAASGCKSGKNDTYPALCSIAEVYE; the protein is encoded by the exons atgaaaatattttttgcaagtgTATTAACAACGTTTTCAGCATTAAGCACCGCACTGGAAGACTATTGTGATCCGGAATTATGTAGAAATACGGGAGGAAACAAACAtattgcatgcaacaacaacggc AACTTCCATGAAAGATGTTCTCCTGATGCAAGATTGGTAGATTTGAACTTCTATATACCGTTAATTTTAAACGAGCACAATGAAAGACGAAACAAAGTGGCTGCCGGCAATGTAACGGGTTATGCGAGCGCTAAGCGTATGTCCGTAATGCAGTGGGACGATGAATTGGCTGATGTGGCTACCTTCAATGTGAAAAAATGCGATTGCGAATATGATGGCTGTCGAAATGTCAGGCGCTTCAAATATACCGGTCAAAATATTGTCAGTCAAGGTTACACCGGCAAGGAGAATGCTTTCAGTAATAAAGAAATCATTCAAGATGCTATCGAAAGTTGGTTTGAAGAATATATCGGTGGTTCAATGACTTACATGAATAACTATCCAGATGATTTTGATATTTA TAAAGAATTTTCACACTTTGCACTCATGGTTACCGAAGCAAGTAATTATGTGGGATGTGCTGCGTCACGCTACAAGGAGGAGCAATACAATACCGTTTTATTAACATGCAATTATGCTTCGGCTGCTCTGCAGAATCGTCCAATCTATGTAGAGGGTCCAGCTGCGTCGGGTTGCAAAAGTGGCAAAAATGACACATATCCGGCATTATGCTCCATCGCTGAGGTATATGAATAA
- the LOC126759104 gene encoding uncharacterized protein LOC126759104, with translation MRSIWFAFKLSEGCLGCLCMGIQIEGFLNVAVSQDLYLYITVFSVFTCTSFFGCLNICMENDPVLLREIIWSSFASLGYIITGITTMYHAEKDLYLMYLSDLEIIEDEMGHQFFGYSKTQAILAIVTSVVYLLHAVLAGDMLISETAVAKAEGEEKKKLLLYLGGMKIHHRLLKLKWFRRFDGRMRPTD, from the coding sequence ATGCGCAGCATCTGGTTCGCCTTTAAATTATCTGAAGGCTGTTTGGGCTGCCTCTGCATGGGCATACAAATCGAGGGATTTCTAAATGTGGCTGTGTCACAGGATCTATATTTGTACATCACCGTGTTCTCGGTGTTCACATGCACGAGCTTCTTTGGTTGTCTGAATATTTGCATGGAAAACGATCCGGTATTGCTGCGCGAAATAATTTGGAGCAGTTTTGCTAGCCTTGGTTACATAATTACCGGTATCACCACAATGTATCATGCCGAAAAGgatttatatttaatgtatCTATCGGATTTGGAAATTATTGAAGATGAAATGGGACATCAATTTTTCGGCTACTCAAAGACGCAGGCCATATTGGCCATAGTCACTTCAGTTGTGTACTTATTGCATGCCGTTCTTGCGGGCGATATGCTCATCTCAGAGACAGCAGTCGCGAAAGCAGAGGGtgaggagaaaaaaaaattgcttctaTATCTTGGCGGTATGAAAATTCACCATCGTTTGCTCAAGCTAAAATGGTTTCGTCGCTTTGATGGCAGAATGCGTCCGACAGACTAG
- the LOC126759043 gene encoding chromatin assembly factor 1 subunit A-B isoform X1 — translation MQNPAVKTPATSKREGAAARKSSGKKLVQARLPFKIIPTGTPTAAASSISAKDTDETAKDGRKRKLSFEADKSEKAEGAATDELRGRSASKENLTVRTKKLKTDEQDDVILLDDDDILEDEDGNVKDAERTEDENNASSNEKVEKQVKKTPVATKTQKAIKQAKNKVSNAVSSPRTPKPSVATEKDANTPKSAKAKNSNTPGSAKNKSANSKGGGSATKVQIKLPLGSAKTNKRRKSMITADSKDGEVVISSDENEDIPVKRQKVGGSPNEQKKVDDTDKVSSTMIKDCSITESEENSNVLVLELGGNATDLPDSELDSRSSSETLKSINTTSEHSSKILKSTAIVNKNNDSPKLKTVSASSKETVKKQCKPVSPTKADDVKPISSESESISTENKPIEITESQTDDNETHGKSSSEPQITERNNSPQAEKMKVGNDKKAKKTPQQKPKTPTRATKANKDKKSVDTPTTSEKTPQQKPKTPTRATKANKDKKSVDTPTTSEKGNVSTNKKSPIKEDKIENNEKVAEVSLIINSTSDSESATSNNDESKSFAEESTPRVAATPKIARDDALASKKNLTPKQMQLMEQRRKAREEKERRLQEEKLQKQREKEAKELSKKREREEREEQRRKEREEKDEQKRKEREERDELKRKEREEKERKRLAEQEVKNEEKRKRNEAKEEELRKKEEERKRKEGADLKAKKEAEAFQKFFKAKRAVNADGEAGQQQAQQNDSKDPEILAFRPFEIKGDMKLAPIRRKLLSAPSRKQLDTFMADVPAESTHLYLDELKSGKIVPGIWRRISVDTKVSEDEVQVIDDELDRAGQAIVEETHAPIEHFRAKFYKFHENRRPPYYGTWRKRTNVIKPRRPFVQDAKFFDYEVDSDLEWEEEEPGESLDGSDDEKEKESEDDDYEVDNEWFVPHGHLSEEELQNEDDVLDANTREAQKAKLQVLQQEFAQEMKKKTEKIKPRLIGCIWADENGNQPALCPKIIWDTLNLRAMLFEAPPLLEDPEVAEKSELGSPTNNEKTVEKVKPIKITERMLNDLVRLVHGNQHSKNFLIKEFIAYLEASEESIKNGEVRGPIKSIVREKIDDFAEWTIIESTKVLQKNKKKNKKRLCWVVSADVLKKMGLEDLGLHNTWKYTLQPKSSKDETTKAEVEVPTENETKETTEIACDTENPSETESKATDKKQTKKEKAKEKKLKTKSEITKFTKVLPPKTGDPKSPKAAVTPATKEDANASSVECNESPTTVVTSPASTKPTANVKKRVPLLMSVARGQNIPQPAKNALISEFLKKSTAEKAASASETTNAAATSTAKEDSKVVELD, via the exons ATGCAAAATCCGGCAGTCAAAACGCCTGCTACAAGCAAACGTGAGGGCGCGGCTGCGAGAAAATCAAGCGGAAAAAAGCTTGTACAGGCGCGGCTGCCGTTTAAAATAATTCCAACTGGAACTCCCACTGCCGCTGCAAGTTCAATTTCAGCCAAGGATACAGACGAGACCGCAAAAGATGGCAGAAAACGCAAGTTATCATTTGAAGCCGACAAAAGTGAAAAGGCAGAGGGTGCGGCAACTGATGAATTACGTGGACGATCTGCTAGCAAAGAGAACTTGACTGTAAgaacaaaaaagttgaaaactgATGAGCAAGATGATGTTATACTATTGGATGATGATGATATCTTGGAAGATGAGGATGGTAATGTTAAGGATGCGGAAAGAACAGAGGATGAAAACAATGCAAGTAGTAATGAAAAGGTAGAAAAGCAAGTCAAGAAAACTCCTGTCGCAACTAAAACTCAAAAAGCAATCAAGCAAGCTAAAAACAAAGTAAGCAACGCTGTTAGTTCACCACGCACGCCAAAACCGAGTGTAGCCACAGAGAAAGATGCTAATACGCCAAAGAGTGCAAAAGCTAAAAACTCGAACACTCCCGGAAGTGCGAAAAATAAATCGGCCAACAGTAAAGGAGGTGGTAGTGCAACAAAAGTTCAAATAAAATTGCCACTTGGAAGTGCCAAGACAAACAAGCGAAGAAAATCTATGATCACAGCAGACTCGAAAGATGGGGAAGTGGTTATATCTAGTGATGAAAATGAAGATATTCCCGTAAAGCGGCAAAAAGTTGGGGGTTCACCAAATGAACAGAAAAAG gtagaCGATACTGACAAGGTATCCAGTACAATGATCAAAGATTGCAGTATCACAGAGTCGGAGGAAAATTCAAATGTGCTGGTCTTGGAACTCGGCGGAAATGCTACCGACCTGCCAGATTCAGAGTTGGACAGCAGAAGTAGCTCTGAGACTCTTAAATCAATAAATACTACATCGGAACATTcttcaaaaattctaaaatcaaCTGCTATtgttaacaaaaataatgattccccaaaattaaaaacagtatCTGCAAGTTCCAAGGAAACGGTTAAAAAACAGTGTAAACCAGTTTCTCCAACAAAGGCTGATGATGTTAAACCTATTTCAAGTGAAAGTGAATCCATTTCAACTGAAAATAAACCAATTGAGATAACAGAATCACAAACGGATGACAATGAAACACATGGAAAAAGTTCTAGTGAACCACAAATTACAGAGAGAAACAACTCACCACAAGCAGAGAAGATGAAAGTAGGTAATGACAAAAAGGCTAAAAAAACACCTCAGCAAAAGCCTAAAACCCCAACCAGAGCAACTAAAGCAAATAAGGATAAAAAGTCTGTAGACACCCCAACCACATCGGAAAAAACACCTCAGCAAAAGCCTAAAACACCAACCAGAGCAACTAAAGCGAATAAGGATAAAAAGTCTGTAGACACCCCAACCACATCAGAAAAAGGAAACGTTAGCACAAATAAGAAATCTCCAATTAAAGAAGATAagattgaaaataatgaaaaagttgcAGAAGTTTCATTGATTATAAATAGTACTTCGGATTCCGAAAGTGCAACTTCCAACAATGATGAAAGTAAGTCTTTTGCTGAGGAAAGCACACCTAGAGTTGCGGCTACCCCAAAAATTGCCAGAGACGATGCACTTGCATCGAAGAAAAATCTTACACCGAAGCAAATGCAGTTAATGGAACAAAGGCGTAAAGCACGTGAAGAGAAGGAACGTCGTTTGCAGgaggaaaaattgcaaaagcagaGGGAGAAGGAGGCTAAGGAATTGTCAAAGAAGCGCGAACGAGAAGAGCGCGAAGAGCAACGCCGTAAAGAGCGAGAGGAGAAGGACGAACAGAAACGCAAAGAACGTGAGGAGCGTGACGAGCTGAAACGTAAAGAACGCGAGGAAAAAGAACGGAAGCGGCTGGCCGAACAGGAAGTGAAGAATGAAGAAAAGCGAAAGCGCAATGAAGCAAAAGAAGAGGAATTACGTAAAAAAGAAGAGGAGCGAAAGCGTAAAGAAGGTGCAGATTTAAAAGCTAAGAAAGAAGCAGAAGCTTTTCAAAAGTTCTTCAAAGCCAAACGCGCAGTAAATGCAGATGGCGAAGCTggacaacaacaagcgcaacaGAATGACAGCAAAGATCCTGAAATTCTAGCTTTCCGCCCATTTGAGATCAAGGGTGACATGAAATTGGCTCCTATCCGAAGGAAACTGCTTAGCGCCCCCTCTAGAAAACAGCTCGATACTTTCATGGCAGATGTGCCAGCAGAATCTACTCATCTATACCTGGATGAACTTAAGAGCGGCAAAATAGTACCAGGCATATGGAGACGCATATCAGTAGATACGAAAGTATCCGAAGACGAAGTTCAAGTCATAG ATGATGAGCTGGATCGCGCAGGTCAAGCAATTGTGGAAGAGACTCACGCACCAATTGAACATTTCCGagctaaattttataaattccaTGAAAATCGTAGACCTCCATATTATGGCACATGGAGAAAACGTACAAATGTGATAAAGCCAAGGCGGCCTTTTGTGCAAGATGCG AAATTTTTCGACTACGAAGTCGATTCTGATCTCGAGTGGGAAGAAGAGGAGCCTGGCGAGTCGCTGGACGGCAGTGATGACGAGAAAGAAAAAGAGTCGGAAGACGATGACTACGAGGTCGACAACGAATGGTTTGTGCCACATGGTCATCTCAGTGAAGAAGAGCTGCAAAATGAGGATGATGTGCTCGACGCCAACACACGCGAGGCCCAAAAAGCAAAACTACAAGTACTGCAGCAGGAGTTTGCACAAGAGATGAAAAAGAAAACCGAGAAAATCAAACCACGGCTCATCGGCTGCATTTGGGCAGATGAAAATGGCAATCAACCGGCGTTATGTCCGAAAATCATCTGGGATACTTTAAATTTGCGTGCAATGTTATTCGAAGCTCCACCGCTACTGGAGGACCCTGAAGTTGCGGAAAAGAGTGAACTTGGTTCGCCAACAAACAATGAGAAGACAGTTGAGAAAGTGAAGCCGATTAAAATAACCGAACGTATGCTGAATGACTTGGTACGCTTGGTACATGGAAATCAGCattctaaaaactttttaataaaagaattcaTCGCTTACTTGGAAGCCAGCGAAGAATCTATTAAAAACGGCGAAGTACGTGGTCCCATCAAGTCAATCGTACGAGAGAAAATCGACGATTTCGCCGAATGGACAATAATCGAATCAACTAAAGTTTtacaaaagaataaaaagaaaaataaaaagcgtCTCTGCTGGGTGGTATCCGCTGACGTATtaaagaaaatgggtctggaagATTTGGGTTTACATAATACGTGGAAATATACACTGCAACCGAAATCCAGTAAAGACGAAACGACAAAAGCCGAAGTTGAAGTTCCCACTGAAAACGAGACAAAGGAAACAACGGAAATTGCTTGTGATACAGAAAACCCAAGTGAAACCGAGTCAAAGGCCACCGACAAGaaacaaactaaaaaagaaaaagcaaaagaaaagaaGCTTAAAACAAAATCAGAAATAACAAAATTCACAAAAGTGCTGCCGCCGAAGACAGGTGATCCCAAATCGCCAAAAGCTGCAGTGACACCAGCAACAAAAGAAGATGCAAATGCGTCTTCCGTTGAATGTAATGAATCGCCGACAACCGTAGTGACGTCACCAGCCTCCACTAAGCCGACGGCAAATGTTAAAAAGCGTGTACCACTGCTAATGTCCGTCGCGCGTGGGCAGAACATACCGCAACCCGCAAAAAATGCGCTTATCAGCGAGTTTTTAAAGAAGTCCACGGCTGAGAAAGCAGCGTCTGCCAGCGAAACAACAAATGCTGCCGCCACTTCCACTGCCAAAGAAGACAGCAAAGTAGTGGAACTCGACTAA
- the LOC126759043 gene encoding chromatin assembly factor 1 subunit A-B isoform X2, protein MQNPAVKTPATSKREGAAARKSSGKKLVQARLPFKIIPTGTPTAAASSISAKDTDETAKDGRKRKLSFEADKSEKAEGAATDELRGRSASKENLTVRTKKLKTDEQDDVILLDDDDILEDEDGNVKDAERTEDENNASSNEKVEKQVKKTPVATKTQKAIKQAKNKVSNAVSSPRTPKPSVATEKDANTPKSAKAKNSNTPGSAKNKSANSKGGGSATKVQIKLPLGSAKTNKRRKSMITADSKDGEVVISSDENEDIPVKRQKVGGSPNEQKKVDDTDKVSSTMIKDCSITESEENSNVLVLELGGNATDLPDSELDSRSSSETLKSINTTSEHSSKILKSTAIVNKNNDSPKLKTVSASSKETVKKQCKPVSPTKADDVKPISSESESISTENKPIEITESQTDDNETHGKSSSEPQITERNNSPQAEKMKVGNDKKAKKTPQQKPKTPTRATKANKDKKSVDTPTTSEKGNVSTNKKSPIKEDKIENNEKVAEVSLIINSTSDSESATSNNDESKSFAEESTPRVAATPKIARDDALASKKNLTPKQMQLMEQRRKAREEKERRLQEEKLQKQREKEAKELSKKREREEREEQRRKEREEKDEQKRKEREERDELKRKEREEKERKRLAEQEVKNEEKRKRNEAKEEELRKKEEERKRKEGADLKAKKEAEAFQKFFKAKRAVNADGEAGQQQAQQNDSKDPEILAFRPFEIKGDMKLAPIRRKLLSAPSRKQLDTFMADVPAESTHLYLDELKSGKIVPGIWRRISVDTKVSEDEVQVIDDELDRAGQAIVEETHAPIEHFRAKFYKFHENRRPPYYGTWRKRTNVIKPRRPFVQDAKFFDYEVDSDLEWEEEEPGESLDGSDDEKEKESEDDDYEVDNEWFVPHGHLSEEELQNEDDVLDANTREAQKAKLQVLQQEFAQEMKKKTEKIKPRLIGCIWADENGNQPALCPKIIWDTLNLRAMLFEAPPLLEDPEVAEKSELGSPTNNEKTVEKVKPIKITERMLNDLVRLVHGNQHSKNFLIKEFIAYLEASEESIKNGEVRGPIKSIVREKIDDFAEWTIIESTKVLQKNKKKNKKRLCWVVSADVLKKMGLEDLGLHNTWKYTLQPKSSKDETTKAEVEVPTENETKETTEIACDTENPSETESKATDKKQTKKEKAKEKKLKTKSEITKFTKVLPPKTGDPKSPKAAVTPATKEDANASSVECNESPTTVVTSPASTKPTANVKKRVPLLMSVARGQNIPQPAKNALISEFLKKSTAEKAASASETTNAAATSTAKEDSKVVELD, encoded by the exons ATGCAAAATCCGGCAGTCAAAACGCCTGCTACAAGCAAACGTGAGGGCGCGGCTGCGAGAAAATCAAGCGGAAAAAAGCTTGTACAGGCGCGGCTGCCGTTTAAAATAATTCCAACTGGAACTCCCACTGCCGCTGCAAGTTCAATTTCAGCCAAGGATACAGACGAGACCGCAAAAGATGGCAGAAAACGCAAGTTATCATTTGAAGCCGACAAAAGTGAAAAGGCAGAGGGTGCGGCAACTGATGAATTACGTGGACGATCTGCTAGCAAAGAGAACTTGACTGTAAgaacaaaaaagttgaaaactgATGAGCAAGATGATGTTATACTATTGGATGATGATGATATCTTGGAAGATGAGGATGGTAATGTTAAGGATGCGGAAAGAACAGAGGATGAAAACAATGCAAGTAGTAATGAAAAGGTAGAAAAGCAAGTCAAGAAAACTCCTGTCGCAACTAAAACTCAAAAAGCAATCAAGCAAGCTAAAAACAAAGTAAGCAACGCTGTTAGTTCACCACGCACGCCAAAACCGAGTGTAGCCACAGAGAAAGATGCTAATACGCCAAAGAGTGCAAAAGCTAAAAACTCGAACACTCCCGGAAGTGCGAAAAATAAATCGGCCAACAGTAAAGGAGGTGGTAGTGCAACAAAAGTTCAAATAAAATTGCCACTTGGAAGTGCCAAGACAAACAAGCGAAGAAAATCTATGATCACAGCAGACTCGAAAGATGGGGAAGTGGTTATATCTAGTGATGAAAATGAAGATATTCCCGTAAAGCGGCAAAAAGTTGGGGGTTCACCAAATGAACAGAAAAAG gtagaCGATACTGACAAGGTATCCAGTACAATGATCAAAGATTGCAGTATCACAGAGTCGGAGGAAAATTCAAATGTGCTGGTCTTGGAACTCGGCGGAAATGCTACCGACCTGCCAGATTCAGAGTTGGACAGCAGAAGTAGCTCTGAGACTCTTAAATCAATAAATACTACATCGGAACATTcttcaaaaattctaaaatcaaCTGCTATtgttaacaaaaataatgattccccaaaattaaaaacagtatCTGCAAGTTCCAAGGAAACGGTTAAAAAACAGTGTAAACCAGTTTCTCCAACAAAGGCTGATGATGTTAAACCTATTTCAAGTGAAAGTGAATCCATTTCAACTGAAAATAAACCAATTGAGATAACAGAATCACAAACGGATGACAATGAAACACATGGAAAAAGTTCTAGTGAACCACAAATTACAGAGAGAAACAACTCACCACAAGCAGAGAAGATGAAAGTAGGTAATGACAAAAAGGCTAAAAAAACAC CTCAGCAAAAGCCTAAAACACCAACCAGAGCAACTAAAGCGAATAAGGATAAAAAGTCTGTAGACACCCCAACCACATCAGAAAAAGGAAACGTTAGCACAAATAAGAAATCTCCAATTAAAGAAGATAagattgaaaataatgaaaaagttgcAGAAGTTTCATTGATTATAAATAGTACTTCGGATTCCGAAAGTGCAACTTCCAACAATGATGAAAGTAAGTCTTTTGCTGAGGAAAGCACACCTAGAGTTGCGGCTACCCCAAAAATTGCCAGAGACGATGCACTTGCATCGAAGAAAAATCTTACACCGAAGCAAATGCAGTTAATGGAACAAAGGCGTAAAGCACGTGAAGAGAAGGAACGTCGTTTGCAGgaggaaaaattgcaaaagcagaGGGAGAAGGAGGCTAAGGAATTGTCAAAGAAGCGCGAACGAGAAGAGCGCGAAGAGCAACGCCGTAAAGAGCGAGAGGAGAAGGACGAACAGAAACGCAAAGAACGTGAGGAGCGTGACGAGCTGAAACGTAAAGAACGCGAGGAAAAAGAACGGAAGCGGCTGGCCGAACAGGAAGTGAAGAATGAAGAAAAGCGAAAGCGCAATGAAGCAAAAGAAGAGGAATTACGTAAAAAAGAAGAGGAGCGAAAGCGTAAAGAAGGTGCAGATTTAAAAGCTAAGAAAGAAGCAGAAGCTTTTCAAAAGTTCTTCAAAGCCAAACGCGCAGTAAATGCAGATGGCGAAGCTggacaacaacaagcgcaacaGAATGACAGCAAAGATCCTGAAATTCTAGCTTTCCGCCCATTTGAGATCAAGGGTGACATGAAATTGGCTCCTATCCGAAGGAAACTGCTTAGCGCCCCCTCTAGAAAACAGCTCGATACTTTCATGGCAGATGTGCCAGCAGAATCTACTCATCTATACCTGGATGAACTTAAGAGCGGCAAAATAGTACCAGGCATATGGAGACGCATATCAGTAGATACGAAAGTATCCGAAGACGAAGTTCAAGTCATAG ATGATGAGCTGGATCGCGCAGGTCAAGCAATTGTGGAAGAGACTCACGCACCAATTGAACATTTCCGagctaaattttataaattccaTGAAAATCGTAGACCTCCATATTATGGCACATGGAGAAAACGTACAAATGTGATAAAGCCAAGGCGGCCTTTTGTGCAAGATGCG AAATTTTTCGACTACGAAGTCGATTCTGATCTCGAGTGGGAAGAAGAGGAGCCTGGCGAGTCGCTGGACGGCAGTGATGACGAGAAAGAAAAAGAGTCGGAAGACGATGACTACGAGGTCGACAACGAATGGTTTGTGCCACATGGTCATCTCAGTGAAGAAGAGCTGCAAAATGAGGATGATGTGCTCGACGCCAACACACGCGAGGCCCAAAAAGCAAAACTACAAGTACTGCAGCAGGAGTTTGCACAAGAGATGAAAAAGAAAACCGAGAAAATCAAACCACGGCTCATCGGCTGCATTTGGGCAGATGAAAATGGCAATCAACCGGCGTTATGTCCGAAAATCATCTGGGATACTTTAAATTTGCGTGCAATGTTATTCGAAGCTCCACCGCTACTGGAGGACCCTGAAGTTGCGGAAAAGAGTGAACTTGGTTCGCCAACAAACAATGAGAAGACAGTTGAGAAAGTGAAGCCGATTAAAATAACCGAACGTATGCTGAATGACTTGGTACGCTTGGTACATGGAAATCAGCattctaaaaactttttaataaaagaattcaTCGCTTACTTGGAAGCCAGCGAAGAATCTATTAAAAACGGCGAAGTACGTGGTCCCATCAAGTCAATCGTACGAGAGAAAATCGACGATTTCGCCGAATGGACAATAATCGAATCAACTAAAGTTTtacaaaagaataaaaagaaaaataaaaagcgtCTCTGCTGGGTGGTATCCGCTGACGTATtaaagaaaatgggtctggaagATTTGGGTTTACATAATACGTGGAAATATACACTGCAACCGAAATCCAGTAAAGACGAAACGACAAAAGCCGAAGTTGAAGTTCCCACTGAAAACGAGACAAAGGAAACAACGGAAATTGCTTGTGATACAGAAAACCCAAGTGAAACCGAGTCAAAGGCCACCGACAAGaaacaaactaaaaaagaaaaagcaaaagaaaagaaGCTTAAAACAAAATCAGAAATAACAAAATTCACAAAAGTGCTGCCGCCGAAGACAGGTGATCCCAAATCGCCAAAAGCTGCAGTGACACCAGCAACAAAAGAAGATGCAAATGCGTCTTCCGTTGAATGTAATGAATCGCCGACAACCGTAGTGACGTCACCAGCCTCCACTAAGCCGACGGCAAATGTTAAAAAGCGTGTACCACTGCTAATGTCCGTCGCGCGTGGGCAGAACATACCGCAACCCGCAAAAAATGCGCTTATCAGCGAGTTTTTAAAGAAGTCCACGGCTGAGAAAGCAGCGTCTGCCAGCGAAACAACAAATGCTGCCGCCACTTCCACTGCCAAAGAAGACAGCAAAGTAGTGGAACTCGACTAA